A genomic window from Algoriphagus sp. Y33 includes:
- a CDS encoding M20 family metallo-hydrolase encodes MDLYEDAVQLLTQLIEIPSYSKEESSTAEVIEEFFDSRAIDVHKSGNNIWAFAATFDKNKPTIWLNSHHDTVKPNAGYTKDPFLAIIEDGKLYGLGSNDAGGSLVSLMAAFTHFYGKSLPFNLIMIASAEEEISGKNGIASVIDQLPSCELAIVGEPTMMDMAVAEKGLMVIDAIVHGKAGHAAREEGVNAIYLALDDLGKIRDFEFQKKSLFLGKTKVSATVIHSGQQHNVVPDLCEFVLDVRVTDAYTLEEALEELRGTLRAELVPRSMRLQSSHVPEGHLILKVGGQLGLNTYGSPTLSDQALIPYPSVKIGPGDSARSHSADEYIYLNEIQKGIEGYIKILEAYADMLNQTNLK; translated from the coding sequence ATGGATTTATACGAAGATGCGGTTCAACTTCTTACCCAGTTAATAGAAATCCCATCCTACTCCAAAGAAGAAAGTTCTACAGCGGAGGTCATAGAGGAGTTTTTTGACAGCAGAGCCATAGATGTCCATAAATCCGGAAACAACATCTGGGCTTTCGCAGCTACTTTTGATAAAAATAAGCCAACGATCTGGCTGAATTCCCATCACGATACGGTAAAACCCAATGCGGGTTATACCAAAGATCCATTTCTGGCAATTATCGAAGATGGCAAACTTTATGGTCTTGGGAGCAATGATGCAGGAGGGTCTTTGGTAAGCTTGATGGCTGCTTTTACTCATTTTTATGGAAAATCCCTTCCCTTCAATCTAATTATGATTGCTTCAGCCGAAGAGGAGATTTCCGGTAAGAATGGTATTGCTTCTGTAATCGATCAGCTTCCATCCTGTGAGCTGGCAATCGTGGGTGAACCTACGATGATGGATATGGCAGTAGCCGAAAAAGGCCTAATGGTGATCGACGCTATAGTTCATGGCAAAGCAGGTCATGCTGCCCGTGAAGAAGGTGTAAATGCAATTTACCTTGCTTTGGATGATTTGGGGAAAATCAGGGATTTTGAATTTCAAAAAAAATCACTATTTCTAGGTAAGACGAAGGTATCAGCTACCGTAATCCACTCAGGGCAGCAACATAATGTGGTTCCCGATCTCTGTGAGTTTGTATTGGATGTTCGAGTGACCGATGCATATACACTAGAGGAAGCACTAGAAGAACTAAGAGGGACTCTACGTGCTGAACTGGTTCCCCGCTCAATGAGGCTCCAATCTTCGCATGTACCGGAAGGCCATTTAATTCTTAAGGTAGGTGGGCAGCTGGGGCTGAATACTTATGGAAGCCCTACCCTATCTGATCAGGCTTTGATCCCTTATCCGTCTGTCAAAATTGGTCCCGGCGACTCTGCAAGATCACATTCTGCTGATGAATATATTTATTTGAACGAAATTCAGAAAGGAATAGAAGGATACATAAAAATCCTTGAAGCCTATGCTGATATGCTTAATCAAACTAATTTGAAATGA
- the argB gene encoding acetylglutamate kinase — protein sequence MKISIIKIGGNVIDFPEKLNEFLALFAKFPGHKILVHGGGVMASRFGESLGVMPEMVDGRRITDQETLDVVTMVYAGLINKNIVAKLQALKVNAIGMTGADGNIIRSIKRPVKGIDYGFVGDIQEVNIKLIDHLLSGDLLPVVNAITHDAKGQLLNTNADSIASALATSLAKEHQVNLYFCFNKSGVLLDEKNENSIIPLINEDIYEELRKENVIHSGMIPKLDNAFEALEKGVNHVWIGKAENLHLAAKGKLSGTTIERSRYDLY from the coding sequence ATGAAAATCAGCATTATCAAAATCGGCGGAAATGTCATCGATTTTCCTGAAAAGTTAAATGAATTTTTGGCCCTTTTTGCCAAGTTCCCCGGACACAAAATATTGGTTCATGGAGGAGGAGTTATGGCTTCCCGGTTTGGAGAGTCTCTTGGGGTGATGCCCGAAATGGTCGATGGAAGAAGAATCACTGACCAGGAGACTCTTGATGTGGTGACTATGGTCTATGCCGGCTTGATCAATAAAAATATCGTGGCGAAGCTTCAGGCGCTGAAAGTCAATGCTATAGGAATGACAGGTGCTGATGGAAATATTATCAGATCTATCAAACGGCCTGTGAAAGGGATTGATTACGGTTTTGTAGGTGATATCCAGGAAGTCAATATTAAATTAATTGACCATTTACTCTCGGGTGATTTGCTTCCTGTGGTGAATGCAATCACCCATGATGCCAAAGGGCAACTTCTGAATACGAATGCGGACAGTATTGCCTCGGCTCTAGCCACAAGTCTAGCCAAGGAACATCAGGTGAATCTTTATTTTTGTTTCAACAAAAGCGGAGTATTGCTTGATGAAAAGAACGAAAATTCTATTATTCCGCTGATCAATGAGGATATCTATGAAGAACTTCGCAAAGAAAATGTGATCCACTCGGGCATGATCCCCAAATTGGACAATGCATTCGAAGCATTGGAAAAAGGAGTAAATCATGTATGGATTGGCAAAGCGGAAAACCTTCATTTAGCCGCCAAAGGCAAGCTCTCCGGAACAACCATTGAGCGGAGCCGATATGACCTCTATTAA
- a CDS encoding carbonic anhydrase — MSPYEKLLIQNKAWSDDQKLIDENFFGRLAKQQSPKFLWIGCSDSRVPANQITGTDPGEIFVHRNIANMVVHTDLNLLSVLEYAVAVLKVEHIIVCGHYGCGGIEAALGNKSFGLINKWLLNIKEVYKIYQKDIDALENHEDKVNALVEYNVIEQCQDLIKTSIIQKAWRDRSAPKIHGWVYGLKDGLVKELVNIESDFETINPIFRFDLEELDK; from the coding sequence ATGAGCCCTTACGAGAAACTATTAATTCAAAACAAAGCTTGGTCAGACGATCAAAAGCTGATCGACGAGAACTTTTTTGGAAGATTGGCAAAACAGCAGAGCCCTAAATTTCTGTGGATTGGCTGCTCAGACAGTAGAGTTCCCGCTAATCAGATCACAGGTACCGATCCGGGAGAAATATTCGTACATCGAAACATAGCCAACATGGTGGTGCATACCGATCTTAATTTACTCAGTGTATTGGAATATGCCGTAGCAGTGCTGAAGGTTGAGCATATCATCGTATGCGGTCACTATGGCTGTGGTGGAATAGAAGCTGCACTTGGTAATAAAAGTTTCGGTCTAATCAACAAATGGCTTCTCAATATCAAAGAAGTGTACAAAATTTATCAGAAAGATATTGATGCTCTAGAAAACCATGAAGATAAAGTAAATGCTTTAGTAGAATATAATGTGATAGAACAGTGCCAGGATCTGATCAAGACTTCAATCATACAGAAGGCATGGAGAGATAGATCAGCTCCGAAAATTCATGGCTGGGTCTATGGATTAAAAGATGGTTTGGTCAAAGAATTGGTAAACATCGAATCAGATTTTGAGACGATCAATCCTATTTTCAGATTCGATCTGGAAGAATTGGATAAATAA
- a CDS encoding undecaprenyl-diphosphate phosphatase, whose translation MEIIDAIILGIIQGLTEFLPVSSSGHLELGKAILGESKMPAEGLMFTVVVHFATALSTIVVFRKDIAEILRGLFKFEWNSETQFVAKIVLSMIPAAIVGVVFQEELETLFGGQIVFVGCMLILTAVLLYLADKAKFTNQPVTFGQALIIGIAQAIAILPGISRSGATISTSVLLGIDKAKAARFSFLMVVPLILGKIAKDILDGGLSMETEGIGYLTAGFAAAFIAGIAACTWMIKLVKNSKLRYFSIYCLIVGIIAIVAGLYL comes from the coding sequence GTGGAAATAATTGATGCGATTATCCTTGGAATCATTCAGGGATTGACAGAATTTTTGCCGGTATCCTCCAGCGGCCATTTGGAACTCGGAAAAGCAATTTTGGGAGAAAGTAAAATGCCTGCTGAAGGCCTGATGTTTACAGTAGTGGTTCATTTTGCCACAGCCTTGAGTACAATAGTTGTTTTCCGTAAGGATATTGCAGAGATTCTCAGAGGTTTATTCAAATTCGAGTGGAACAGCGAGACACAATTTGTAGCTAAAATAGTACTCTCAATGATTCCCGCTGCTATAGTTGGAGTTGTCTTCCAAGAAGAGCTAGAGACATTATTCGGCGGGCAAATTGTGTTTGTGGGTTGTATGTTAATTTTGACGGCTGTGCTTCTTTATCTGGCAGACAAAGCCAAATTTACAAACCAACCCGTGACTTTCGGACAGGCACTGATCATCGGTATAGCGCAGGCAATTGCTATTCTTCCCGGAATTTCCAGGTCAGGTGCTACGATTTCCACTTCTGTTCTTTTGGGAATTGACAAGGCGAAAGCTGCCAGGTTCTCTTTTTTAATGGTCGTTCCCTTGATCCTGGGGAAAATAGCCAAGGATATTTTAGACGGGGGACTTTCTATGGAAACTGAGGGAATAGGCTACCTAACTGCCGGATTTGCCGCAGCTTTTATTGCCGGCATAGCAGCATGTACCTGGATGATCAAACTCGTGAAGAATAGTAAACTAAGATATTTCTCCATCTACTGTCTGATAGTTGGTATAATAGCTATTGTAGCAGGATTATATTTATAG
- a CDS encoding DUF2147 domain-containing protein: MKPCNYASLSVVMVLLGLGSLHAQSKSKVEGVWSNTENTARIEIMETEAQLIGKIIWIKQEGRESGSSTDAVNSDTTLRNRPLMGLTILEGFQYNNGIWSDGKIYDPESGLSYACDLQLKKKDILEIKGYLGESWISRTMEWKRVKK, from the coding sequence ATGAAACCATGTAATTATGCTTCTTTATCCGTGGTAATGGTCCTTCTGGGCTTAGGTTCACTGCATGCCCAATCCAAATCTAAAGTAGAAGGTGTGTGGTCAAATACTGAAAATACTGCACGGATTGAGATTATGGAAACAGAAGCTCAGCTAATCGGGAAAATAATCTGGATCAAGCAGGAGGGAAGGGAGTCAGGCTCTTCTACAGATGCGGTAAATTCAGATACCACATTACGGAATCGCCCACTGATGGGGCTTACGATTTTGGAAGGCTTTCAATATAACAATGGAATATGGTCAGACGGGAAAATATATGATCCCGAATCGGGATTGAGCTATGCCTGTGATTTACAGCTTAAAAAGAAAGATATTCTTGAAATTAAAGGATATCTCGGAGAATCTTGGATCAGCCGGACTATGGAATGGAAAAGAGTAAAAAAATAA
- the metX gene encoding homoserine O-acetyltransferase, which translates to MNLKSQYASITMTQEIFYSSLPLHLESGEILPEFDLGYTTYGQLNSDKSNVIWVIHALTGDSNASEWWSGLIGEDKFFDPADHFIICANLLGSCYGSTQPFSENPKTGKPYYYDFPQMTTRDLAEGLERLRIHLKIETIHTLIGGSLGGQVGLEWAYLLGNKLRNAIILASTAKTRPWVIGFNETQRMAIESDCTWGECNETAGQKGLETARAIAMLTYRHPLDLAAKQSDAANKLDDYRASSYLRYQGQKLAKRFNALSYWTLSKTMDSHDLGRNRGGLDEALGKIEANVLAIGVDSDLLFLPEESQYISKNVLKGTYKEITSTAGHDAFLIEFEQLSYILKSFYLQQKH; encoded by the coding sequence ATGAATCTTAAAAGTCAGTACGCTTCGATTACCATGACCCAGGAAATATTTTATTCAAGTTTGCCTTTACATCTGGAATCAGGAGAAATTCTCCCTGAATTTGACCTTGGCTATACCACGTATGGCCAACTCAATTCAGACAAATCCAATGTGATCTGGGTTATCCATGCGCTTACGGGAGATTCGAATGCTTCAGAGTGGTGGAGTGGTCTGATCGGGGAAGATAAATTCTTCGACCCTGCCGATCATTTTATTATCTGCGCCAATCTTTTGGGATCCTGCTATGGTTCTACCCAGCCATTCAGCGAAAATCCCAAAACCGGTAAGCCGTACTATTACGATTTTCCTCAGATGACAACACGGGATCTCGCTGAGGGATTGGAACGCTTGAGGATTCATTTGAAAATAGAAACCATCCATACCCTTATCGGCGGGTCTTTAGGGGGGCAGGTTGGTTTGGAGTGGGCATATCTATTGGGTAACAAGCTTAGGAATGCAATTATTCTGGCATCCACTGCCAAAACCAGACCATGGGTAATTGGCTTCAATGAAACACAGCGGATGGCTATAGAATCTGATTGTACCTGGGGAGAATGCAATGAAACAGCGGGGCAGAAAGGACTGGAAACCGCGCGTGCTATCGCTATGCTAACTTATAGACATCCACTTGACTTGGCTGCTAAGCAGTCTGACGCAGCCAATAAACTGGACGATTACCGTGCTTCTTCTTATCTGCGATACCAGGGCCAAAAGCTTGCAAAACGCTTCAATGCGCTTTCTTATTGGACACTGAGCAAAACCATGGATTCCCATGATTTAGGAAGAAATCGTGGCGGATTAGACGAAGCGTTGGGCAAAATTGAAGCGAATGTTTTAGCAATTGGAGTGGATTCTGATTTGCTTTTTCTTCCGGAAGAATCCCAATATATCAGTAAAAATGTGTTAAAAGGAACCTATAAGGAAATCACTAGCACAGCCGGACACGATGCATTTCTGATCGAGTTTGAGCAATTATCGTATATTCTGAAGTCATTTTATTTACAGCAAAAACATTGA
- a CDS encoding O-acetylhomoserine aminocarboxypropyltransferase/cysteine synthase family protein, whose product MSKKLHFDTLQVHAGQEPDPSTNSRAVPIYQTTSYVFNSAEHGANLFGLKEFGNIYTRIMNPTTDVFEKRIATLEGGVAAVATSSGQAAQFLALNNIMEAGDNFVSSPFLYGGTFNQFKVSFKRIGIDARFAKGKSPDDFEALIDGKTKAIYLETIGNPEFNIPDFEAIASVAKKHDIPLVVDNTFGAGGYLCQPITHGANIVTSSATKWIGGHGTSIGGIIVDGGNFNWGNGKFKQFSEPSEGYHGLNFWEVFGENNPLGLPNIAFAIRARVEGLRDFGPAISPFNSFLLLQGIETLSLRVKKTVENALALAQWLETHPSVQKVNYPGLESSPYHELAKKYLKNGFGGVLSFELKGDKEQASALINNLELISHLANVGDAKTLIIQPAATTHQQLSDAEQLAAGVTPTLLRISCGIEHIEDIKSDLQQAFDKI is encoded by the coding sequence ATGTCAAAAAAACTTCACTTCGACACACTTCAAGTACACGCTGGGCAGGAGCCTGATCCGTCTACAAACTCACGTGCGGTACCTATTTACCAAACGACTTCCTATGTATTCAATTCGGCTGAACATGGAGCAAACCTATTTGGCTTGAAAGAATTCGGGAATATATATACCCGCATCATGAACCCGACTACGGATGTATTCGAGAAAAGAATAGCTACACTGGAAGGCGGTGTGGCAGCAGTGGCTACGAGCTCAGGACAGGCAGCCCAGTTTCTCGCACTCAATAACATCATGGAAGCGGGTGATAATTTCGTTTCCAGTCCGTTTCTATATGGAGGAACATTCAATCAATTCAAAGTTTCATTCAAACGAATAGGCATCGATGCCAGGTTTGCCAAAGGTAAATCTCCTGATGATTTTGAAGCTTTGATTGATGGCAAAACCAAAGCAATCTATCTAGAAACCATAGGAAATCCTGAGTTTAATATTCCCGATTTCGAAGCTATTGCATCTGTCGCTAAAAAGCACGATATCCCGCTGGTGGTAGACAATACTTTCGGAGCCGGAGGGTATTTATGCCAGCCTATCACTCATGGAGCAAATATTGTAACCTCCTCGGCCACCAAATGGATAGGCGGACATGGTACTTCCATCGGAGGAATTATAGTAGACGGTGGGAATTTCAACTGGGGAAACGGAAAATTCAAACAATTCTCCGAGCCTTCAGAAGGATATCACGGCTTGAACTTTTGGGAAGTTTTCGGAGAAAACAATCCGTTGGGACTGCCTAACATAGCTTTTGCTATCCGCGCAAGAGTAGAAGGTCTTCGTGATTTCGGCCCGGCCATCAGTCCATTCAATTCATTTCTATTACTTCAGGGGATTGAAACACTCTCACTCCGGGTTAAGAAAACAGTAGAAAACGCCTTAGCTCTGGCACAATGGCTGGAAACACATCCTTCTGTTCAGAAAGTGAATTATCCGGGATTGGAGTCTTCTCCTTACCACGAATTGGCTAAAAAATATCTGAAAAACGGCTTTGGAGGAGTGCTGAGTTTTGAGCTGAAAGGTGACAAAGAGCAAGCTTCTGCGTTGATCAATAATCTGGAATTAATTTCCCATTTGGCCAATGTGGGTGATGCCAAAACATTGATCATCCAGCCTGCAGCTACTACCCATCAACAATTATCAGATGCAGAGCAACTAGCCGCAGGAGTCACTCCTACGCTGTTGCGAATCTCTTGTGGAATCGAGCACATTGAAGATATCAAATCGGATCTGCAACAAGCTTTCGATAAAATCTAA
- a CDS encoding ABC transporter permease, with translation MANYPRKKKRLGHFKFGSVLFSTTLSLFIVGLFGVILIQAKTLTSMIRENIEVQVFLEKNLDQKGIDAIKGNLSKRSFILQKGDTLNLKFVSDEEAAATFIESTGEDFTQFLEDNPLRDSFVLTIAEEFQTSEQLEAIVAEIEAIPGVFEVSYMTDLVDSINKNLLKVSIVLGGFILILIITVVMLINNTIRLALFSQRFLIRSMQLVGATRGFIRKPFLSRAFMFGLMAGAFASVILFALVKYTQANIEGFAMLQNQQLLLVLFGILITVGGILSVLSTLRAVNKYLNMSLDELY, from the coding sequence ATGGCCAATTATCCGAGAAAGAAAAAAAGGTTAGGGCACTTCAAATTCGGAAGTGTTCTCTTCAGTACCACATTATCACTTTTTATTGTAGGTCTTTTCGGCGTAATCTTGATTCAGGCAAAAACGCTGACAAGCATGATCCGGGAAAATATCGAAGTACAGGTTTTCTTGGAAAAAAACTTGGATCAAAAAGGAATTGATGCAATAAAGGGCAATCTGTCCAAGCGGTCTTTTATTCTTCAAAAAGGAGATACGCTGAATCTTAAATTTGTATCCGATGAAGAAGCCGCTGCCACGTTCATAGAAAGTACCGGGGAAGATTTCACCCAATTTCTGGAAGATAATCCGCTGCGTGACAGTTTTGTGTTGACTATCGCGGAAGAATTCCAAACTTCAGAACAACTAGAAGCAATCGTAGCAGAAATCGAGGCTATTCCCGGAGTCTTTGAGGTATCCTATATGACAGATCTGGTGGATTCTATTAACAAGAATTTGCTCAAAGTCAGTATAGTTCTTGGTGGGTTCATCCTTATTCTGATCATCACAGTGGTCATGCTGATCAATAATACCATAAGACTTGCACTATTCTCTCAGCGTTTTCTGATTCGCTCTATGCAATTAGTCGGGGCTACAAGAGGGTTTATCAGAAAACCATTTCTTTCGAGGGCTTTTATGTTTGGCTTGATGGCAGGGGCATTTGCTTCCGTGATTCTCTTTGCTTTGGTGAAATACACACAGGCAAATATCGAGGGGTTTGCCATGCTCCAAAACCAACAATTGCTATTGGTTCTCTTTGGTATTTTAATAACTGTAGGTGGAATTTTGTCTGTCCTAAGTACCTTGCGAGCTGTAAATAAGTATTTAAATATGTCCTTGGACGAACTATATTAA
- a CDS encoding SulP family inorganic anion transporter: protein MNTLLGKNLKYDLKSSLVVFLVALPLCLGIAIASGAPPMSGLIAGIVGGIVVGALSGSHVSVSGPAAGLTVIVLDSINSMGTFPLFLATLVIAGLIQLALGIAKAGVIGYYFPHAVIKGMLTAIGLILILKQIPHALGYDVDAMGDQAFLQADNHNTITEIWYAFKYLSPGAIPIVLIALAILILFERPRIQNHKLLGAVPGALWAVISGIIINTLYGIWKPEWQLGGDHLVSIPVLQDFAQLGDLLTFPDFSMIGEGTFWIVAATIAIIGSLETLLSIDAADKLDPQKRTTPPSKELFAQGVGNTFSGLLGGLPITAVIVRSSANIASGSRTKMSAIFHGILLMILVLSIPNILNLIPLSCLAAVLFVVGYKLAKPSLFVNMYKNGWDQFIPFIVTVVAILFTDLLVGIGIGMVFGLFFVIKTNFVRAISLTEMNGNYLLQLHKDVSFLNKALLMKNLSKIPSDSKVIINAQKAQFIDHDIQEVLNDFIASSADRNIRVTVEGFKHKIYENI, encoded by the coding sequence ATGAATACCCTTCTAGGAAAAAATTTAAAATATGATTTAAAGTCCAGTTTGGTGGTTTTTTTGGTGGCGCTTCCCCTATGTCTGGGTATTGCTATAGCCAGTGGAGCGCCTCCAATGTCAGGTCTTATAGCAGGGATTGTCGGCGGAATAGTGGTCGGTGCACTGTCAGGGTCTCACGTAAGTGTGAGCGGACCTGCAGCCGGATTGACTGTGATAGTCCTAGATTCCATTAATAGCATGGGGACCTTCCCTCTTTTTCTCGCCACACTTGTAATTGCGGGTTTAATCCAGTTGGCTTTGGGAATAGCCAAAGCCGGAGTAATAGGTTATTACTTCCCCCATGCGGTGATCAAAGGTATGCTTACCGCCATTGGGCTAATTTTGATATTGAAGCAGATTCCACATGCATTGGGCTATGATGTAGATGCGATGGGAGACCAGGCATTTCTTCAGGCTGATAATCATAATACGATTACAGAAATTTGGTATGCTTTCAAATACTTAAGCCCGGGAGCTATTCCTATTGTACTTATAGCACTAGCTATCCTTATTTTATTTGAACGGCCAAGAATTCAAAATCATAAACTTTTGGGGGCGGTACCGGGTGCTTTATGGGCTGTTATTTCGGGGATAATTATTAATACCTTATATGGTATATGGAAACCTGAATGGCAGCTAGGTGGAGATCACCTCGTAAGTATTCCTGTATTGCAGGATTTTGCGCAATTAGGCGATTTATTGACTTTCCCTGATTTCTCCATGATTGGTGAGGGTACTTTTTGGATCGTTGCGGCTACCATTGCGATCATTGGCAGCTTAGAGACTTTATTGAGCATCGATGCGGCAGACAAACTTGATCCGCAAAAAAGAACTACCCCACCGAGCAAGGAACTCTTTGCTCAGGGTGTAGGAAACACCTTTTCAGGGCTGCTGGGCGGACTTCCGATCACGGCCGTAATTGTCAGAAGCTCGGCAAATATAGCTTCGGGTTCCAGAACAAAAATGTCTGCTATTTTCCATGGTATCTTATTGATGATATTGGTATTGAGTATTCCAAACATCCTAAATCTAATACCGCTAAGTTGTCTTGCGGCTGTCTTGTTTGTGGTGGGTTATAAATTGGCCAAGCCTTCACTTTTTGTCAATATGTACAAGAATGGCTGGGATCAGTTTATTCCATTCATTGTGACTGTAGTGGCGATTTTATTTACAGATCTTTTGGTGGGAATAGGGATTGGGATGGTGTTCGGTCTGTTCTTTGTGATTAAAACAAATTTTGTACGGGCGATATCACTTACAGAAATGAACGGAAACTATCTCCTTCAGCTTCACAAAGATGTTTCCTTCCTCAATAAAGCACTACTAATGAAGAATCTATCCAAAATCCCCTCCGATAGTAAAGTGATTATCAATGCCCAAAAAGCGCAGTTTATAGATCATGACATTCAGGAAGTCTTAAATGACTTTATAGCTTCGAGTGCAGATAGGAATATCCGCGTTACAGTAGAAGGATTTAAGCATAAAATTTACGAAAACATATGA
- a CDS encoding DUF3098 domain-containing protein, whose amino-acid sequence MSKSSFPFSRKNYKLMFIGIGLIILGFIIIGMDSEPHGNGVLGLTIGPIVTLAGFIFEFYAIFAKTESN is encoded by the coding sequence ATGAGCAAATCTTCCTTTCCATTTTCCCGCAAAAATTACAAGCTGATGTTTATAGGCATAGGTCTGATTATTCTTGGATTTATCATTATTGGTATGGACAGCGAACCGCACGGAAACGGTGTTTTGGGTTTGACCATTGGTCCAATAGTGACATTGGCCGGATTTATTTTTGAGTTCTATGCGATTTTTGCCAAAACTGAAAGTAACTAA
- the argH gene encoding argininosuccinate lyase has protein sequence MKLWQKETGSKKEVESFTIGRDPEFDILLAPFDVLGSMAHAQMLSTIGLLTAEENEILQRGLKDIYSEIEKGEFEIAPGVEDVHSQVEFLLTERFGDVGKKLHSGRSRNDQVLVDLKLYYRNAVKEIVEECSELFELLISLAEKHKNDLMPGYTHTQLAMPSSFGLWFSSFAEGLSEDMGLLKAAFDLANKNPLGSAAGYGSSFPLNRTLTTELLGFGDLHHNVINAQNSRGKTERTLGFAMAGLAGTLNRLASDVCIFMNQHFAFITFPDDLTTGSSIMPHKKNPDVFELIRAKTNQIQAIPNAVALLLTNTTTGYHRDLQLLKEEIFPGIETLKSCIRMTSFMLNSIKVKENILSDPFYKHLFSVEVVNDLVLRGVPFRDAYKQVGMDIESDRFSPDQSKLNHTHEGSIGNLNLEAIAHKMDLAVKQFNFKSINQVITHMVK, from the coding sequence ATGAAACTTTGGCAAAAAGAAACCGGAAGCAAAAAGGAAGTAGAATCGTTTACCATTGGTCGCGATCCAGAGTTTGATATACTTTTGGCTCCTTTTGATGTGCTGGGCTCTATGGCTCATGCGCAGATGCTCTCTACCATTGGTCTTTTGACTGCTGAAGAAAACGAAATTCTGCAGCGCGGATTAAAGGATATTTATTCGGAAATAGAAAAGGGCGAATTTGAGATTGCTCCCGGTGTGGAAGACGTGCACTCTCAGGTAGAATTCTTACTCACGGAGCGTTTCGGTGATGTTGGCAAAAAACTGCATAGCGGTAGAAGTCGTAACGACCAAGTGTTGGTTGATCTGAAGCTCTATTATAGAAATGCTGTCAAGGAAATCGTAGAGGAATGCTCTGAGCTGTTCGAATTGCTTATTTCTCTTGCGGAAAAGCATAAAAATGACTTGATGCCGGGATATACCCATACCCAGCTGGCAATGCCTTCTTCTTTCGGTCTTTGGTTTAGTTCCTTTGCCGAAGGCCTGTCAGAAGATATGGGACTGCTCAAAGCTGCCTTTGATCTGGCCAATAAAAATCCGCTGGGCTCGGCTGCCGGCTATGGATCAAGTTTTCCGCTGAACCGTACCCTTACCACCGAACTTCTTGGTTTTGGAGACTTGCATCACAATGTGATCAACGCCCAAAACAGCCGGGGAAAAACGGAAAGAACACTGGGGTTTGCGATGGCCGGACTGGCCGGTACGCTAAACAGACTCGCTTCAGATGTCTGTATTTTCATGAATCAGCATTTTGCATTTATCACTTTTCCGGATGATCTCACAACGGGAAGCAGTATTATGCCACACAAGAAGAATCCCGATGTATTTGAGCTAATCAGAGCAAAAACCAATCAAATCCAGGCAATCCCCAATGCTGTAGCGTTGCTGTTGACCAATACTACAACGGGTTATCACAGAGATTTGCAGCTGCTCAAAGAGGAGATTTTCCCCGGGATAGAAACCTTGAAAAGCTGTATCCGTATGACAAGTTTCATGCTGAACTCAATAAAGGTCAAAGAAAACATACTATCGGATCCATTTTATAAGCATCTTTTTTCTGTGGAAGTAGTTAATGACTTAGTTTTGAGGGGAGTACCTTTTAGAGACGCTTATAAGCAAGTGGGAATGGACATAGAATCAGATCGCTTCTCACCTGATCAAAGTAAGCTTAATCATACGCACGAGGGAAGTATAGGTAATTTAAATCTTGAGGCTATTGCACACAAGATGGATCTGGCTGTTAAGCAATTCAATTTTAAGTCAATTAATCAAGTCATTACGCATATGGTAAAATAA